From the Lemur catta isolate mLemCat1 chromosome 1, mLemCat1.pri, whole genome shotgun sequence genome, the window TATCAAAACTGGTTTTGCAGTAGCCAGATTTGAGACATATGTGGATTTTTGTGACTCTTCAAATTATGAGACCTAATACAACATCCAGatgttaagtttttttaaaaaatctgttttgaaCATTAGCTTCTTCTAACCATgatttttttatgaaaattaaattcacTATCAACTCTGATACCTCTAACTTCCCTAACTGCTAAGAAGTACCAGCACAATATGCCACATTAGACATGAAATAAAACTCTATAAAGAGAATTGAAGtcatatgataaaaataaagtacattgGGTAATGCAATTACTATGTTGTTATCattgttgctttttaaatacaGCATATGAAACAGGATCTCTTAACCTGTTTCTCCAACTTGGGGATTAGAATGAATTTCCAGTGACATCATGTAGAAGTTCTACCTCTTAGAGTAGAGGACAGACTCTGTTCTTTGAGTCAGAGTTGAACCACACTGATCCAAAAACCAAGTAGAAGGGCTTACAAAAGTCCTGAAAACTAAGGTTTCAGGAGGAGTGGGGTCTCTGGAACCTGGATCCACATCACTGTCTAAAAACTAGAAAGTATAATGTCAAGAAGAGTCCATCATTCCTGCAGTGGCCAGCCGTGTTAAgatgttgagtttttaaaaaataaaacaatagtttGAGTCTCTTGAAACCTCTTTTCTATATTACAACTGTTAGACATTAGGAGGCCAGGGCACCAGGCTGTGCTGAAGCTGTGATTCTGTCTGGCAATGACAGTAATAGTCCAAAATGGGCCATCCTGTGACATAAAAAATATAGGCTCCCAATAGGAGGAGAATAGAACGTAAGTCTTTCATCCCTTTCAAAGCAAACAGGCCTTCCCAAACCCATTCCCCAGACCTGTCAAGTAGAAGAACCTATGAGATGCTCTTGACAAGGAGACCAAAAGGATCtttggtttaaaatataaaagaaagaataaaaaaaaaaaaaaaaggaagaaaaaaaaaaaccacctttaTTTCCCTGCCTTGCTGAGTGAATCTTTTAGCGGACTTGCCGGAACAAGAAATGAGCCAGgctttctgtttttgtgtttgtgtttcccAGTGTGAGACAGGCAGCATGATGGGAAGGGCCCTGACTGTGAAGCTGAGAGACCTGGGTTTGGATTTCTGGCTTAGCTACTTGCTATCTGAGTGgcctggggcaagtcacttagcctctctgaaactcagtttccccagctgaaAACATGGGTGATCATACCCAGTCGCCAGGTCCTTATGATGGTTACGCGGACTGATACACAGTAGTGCCTGGCATAGACCCTGGCATAGGGCAGGTGTGTCCTAAATGTTAACTATTACTCttcttcccaccttccctcctgAGGTAGGTCACAAAAACTTTCCTGGCTGGTCTCAAGTGTCCCAAAGCTGTGACTTCCAAGGAGCCCAAAGGTGAGCTGCAGACATGTGGCCTCAAACTCAGGCTGAGACTGCTGCCTGAAGTGGGACTGGACAGGGTGAAAGGTGAGGACCGAGTGCTAAGGGTCACCCAGGTGCACTCTCCAAGTTCCCTTCCCACAGTCAGACAGACACTGCTCCGGGCACGATTCTCCGGATGTGGGTGTACGACTTCCTGATGGTGACACTGCCATGGTGTGACACCCCCCGGGGCAGGACACACTCCTCGGTCagtttctgggcctcagggtccCAGCACAGTACTGTGGCGATGACCTCATTCTTCTCGTCCCGCCCGCCTGTGATGTAGAGCCTGTTGTTGCAGGGCGCGATGCCACAGCTGGCCCGCTCGTGGCTGAGCTGTGTCACCAGGCACCAGCTGTCTTCCAGAGGGCTATAGGCATACAGTGCTCTCATGGCCCCACCtgaaggggaagaggaaacaCAGTGGGCATTCTTCTGGTTTCTTCCCCAGTAACCACTAAAATTCTACTTCTAGTTAGGTCAAATCTACCATCTTGCCAAGGGAAATAGTAGATTGATGACTCTCCAGAACACCAGAGTGGATCCCTGGGGGCAGCAAGTTGCCAGCACTGGAGCCACTTCACAACACCCTTTAAGTTCCGCAGCCAGGTGCTAACCAGGTTCTAAGACACTCAGATGAATAAGAAGCTATCACTCACCAACGACATAGATGCGGTCCCGGAAACTCACTGCATTGATGCACTTAGCCTCCACCGGCATGGCTGACTTTAAACTCCACTTATTGGTCAAAGGGTCATAACACTGAGTCTTGTCTGTGGCCAGTTTCCCATTGGGCCCTCCCCCAATCACATAGAGCCTCTTCTTATGGCTGGTGGCGGCGAAGGAACTGACATGGACGAGGAGGGGCGAGGCCTGCAGGGGCACAGGACAGAAGAAGCTATCAGTCATGCTGCCCAGGTTGCTGCAGAGGCTCACAGGACATAGGCCAGAGCCTGGGGACACAGACCTGGCAGGCTTTGCTTGAAGTTGCAAGGCCATGGGCTCCACTCCCCTTCAGAGGCAGAGAATCAAAGCAAAGCTTTCCCACCCTTCCTCCAGGCTCCGGGCAGGCTAGAGCAGGCTGTGTGTTGGGATGTTCTGCCCTTGCCCAGAGTCCAGCTCTCAGAGGAGGAGGAACATAGGCAGGAATAAGTGTTTATATGGACAAAACCAGCCAATGTGaaggaaaaagatttttcaaacaTGCATATTCATTATCCTTATTCATTCAtgtgctcattcattcaaaaattgtttactgagtgcctactatgtaccagtGTTAATTGTCCTTGATGCTTATATCTAGCAAGAAGAGCTGGTATAAGGGATTAAGGTGGCCACAGGCAAGCAGTCTCTCCCATTCTGGGGCAACATTGCAGATTTTGAGATTAAGCCAGACCTGTACTTCCACCCTGGGAACCCCAGGACACTAAAGGGGACTTCCAAGAGGCTCTTGCCTGTTTACATGGTTGCGCCTTGTAGGTCATGGAGCAATTCTGTGATGGGACTGCACGATTTGAGAAGATCTTGGGCACATTCCCCATACATGTTAAAGGCTCCCTTTATAGCACTTTTCAGGCTGACAGATCTTGGCTGGATATCGTGGTGACCTGGCTACCTTTACTTGCACCTACAATGACCATGTGTTATACTCTGCAAAGCTGGAACATGCTCTGACACAAGATctgataaggagaaagaaaatttgaaatgggGCATAACCTAGAAATACAAGAGTTGAggtcacttttattttcctaggTATTATATACACCTGAGGTCACATTGCTGAAGTCTTGCCTGCAGGCATGTAAATGGTTCATcattaatgggaaaataaataagggCTGACTTCTACATATGACCAAATGACTCTGGGTTTACACAGTATAGTAAAAGGATCCCTATGTGTTTGGTGTGGAGAAGAATAGGAGAGAGGGCATCTGAGGAGACAAGACTGGGGGCCAAGACATGTGACCCAAGAGATCTACCGACTAAGGGCAGGGTGAGCCTCCCCTCCACATCCAGGATCCTGGCCAGGATAGGACAGGTGCCCATACAGAGCTTCACCAGTTGGAAGGACGTTGTTTCTGTGACTTGATCGACAATACTGAAGCGATGGTTCCCAGGAGGATGGAAGCTCAGAGCCACCAAAAATGTTCTCCGTGGGAGCAGAGCTATCAGAAAGCAGGCTGCCACTGTAGGTATGCACCTCTTTATAAAGCTCTGAAGTAATAATACAGCAGAGTTTCTCATAGAAATAACCTCTCGTACCTCTGACCAGCAGTTGTGGAAGGGGTCGTAGGTCTCCACGTTGTTGATCCTCTGTAAGCCGTCGAAACCGCCGATCACGTAGACCTTGCCGCCCAACACCACCATCTTATGCCTCCAGCGGCCGATGTTTAAATACTCAATCTGAATCCATTTGTTGATTGAAGAATTATATTTCCAAACATCGTGCTGTGTTTCTTTGCCACCTACAGAAGATACAAAGCACTTAAGAAACCACACATCATGTTGGAAATACAGCTTCTCCTATAATTTCTCACATGCCCAAAAGTGCGAAGTCCCCAGGCCAGCCCTATCCTAAGAGGAGACAAAAGAACCCTACGGTCTGGGGGCGGGGTGGATGGGGACAAAGGAAACATAGGGGAACAGGGAGAGACATGTGAGGCGGGGTGAACCACATGCCACATTGTGTTGTGTGCCCCCTCAGTGGGCACTGTCATTCAGCATTGTTTGAACTGTAAATTGGTACAAACTTtctggaaaacaatgtagcaatACACATGAAAGTTCACAATTCACATATTTTATGACCACTTTCAGGAAACTTTCCAAGTAGCAGCACAAGTATAAAAAGTGTatgtgtggattaataaaatatggtatatgtataccatggagttctactcagccgcaagaaacaatggtgatctagcatctcttgtattatcctggatagagctggagcccattctactaagtgaagtatgacaagaatggaaaacaagcatgatatgtactcaccattaaattggtactaattgatcaacacttatgtacacatatggtagtaacattcatcaggtgttgggcaggtggggggggagtggggttgggcatattcacacctaatgggtgcagtgctcactgtctgggggatgggcatgcttgtagctctgactcgggtggggcaaaggcaatatatgtaacctaaacatttgtacccccataatattctgaaataaaattttttaaaaagtatatgtgtaTAAGAATTTTTACTGCAGTATTTTTTtaaggagattaaaaaaagaaagctgaaaacaATCATGGTTCATCCATTCAAGAGACTGCCCTACAGctggtaaaaataataacaacagtgatAATGATGGATAATATTATTAAGCTTTCAACATGTGCTTGGCATGATGCTGTGCTTGGCATGTAGTATATCACTTAATACGTAACACATATATTCATTATACCAACATGTAATGATGTCCAGATTATGTTGCTAATTGAAGTACAAGTTTCCATTGATTTAATTGTGTATAACAAGCATGCTTTCATGTCCTTCTTGTatcattaaaaagcaaacaacaaattTAAGAGAGGGGAAGGACAAGTTGTAGAATAACATGTGTAGTGCTTGTGGCAAAGACTGACTGTGATTACCAAACCTGTTTTGCCTCCTGGGCACATAgctaaactacatttcccagcctacCTGCATCTGCTGGGGACAAGGGGAGGGTAAGGGAGGTCACGTGGGTAGTTTTTGCCAATGGAACGTGAACAGAATCCACAGCACTTCCGAGCCAAGGCATTCCTAAGCAGGTGTGCCTTATCAATTCGGCTTCTCTCCTCCCTAAATGAAGGCCACATGTGGCAAAAGGCAGCATCACAAGATGACAGGAGCTTAGGTCCCTGAATGCCTGAGCAGAGCAGAtctaccccccaccccaccacccttgcacactgttgtgTCAATTCACTGAGACTTAGGAGTTGTTACGGCAACTAACATTACTTGACCTAagacaatataaaacaatttttgtaaaaagttAAAAGCCACAGAATAATGGCACAGAGAAACTGCCATACTTTATATGCTCTGTATTGTTTGAATCTTCTATAATACTAAACAAAATCTCTAcacgattaaaaaaaaaaaacctataaccTAATCAATGATGGGAATATATCCAAAGAAGAACTGATCTGCCCTTGATTTTGGAGGAAACCAGCTCTGGAAAGCAGCTGTCCCCAAAACAAGTTTAGATCAGAGAAAAGCCTCCAAGAGAGGGGAAGGTATGCTTTTCTCCCCGCTTAGGGTCCCCAGAAGAGGCAGGTGGCTTTTGATGTGATGGAGAGAGCATGGGCATTGGACTCAGAACCCGGTTGAAGGCCTGCCTGACACCAGTGTGTGACCCTAGGTATGTCCtagaacttctctgagccttggttttctcctaCCTTAAAAACGCCTACCTTACAGAAACAAACAGCTAAATGTTATTAAAGTACAAATTCATCTGCCATGCAGTAAAGATGGTGGCGACTatgtcattcagtaaatattaatattcactGAGTATTTACTCTGAGGTCAGGCACAGTGCTAGGTACTTGGGATATAGTGCTGATTCTCCTGGAACTTGAGGTCTAATGGGAAAGACAGGCATACAGTAATGTGAATAGTTAGGTAAACAGTTTAGCAATGCAAAAGTACCGTGTGCTGCTGAAGTATATCAAAGTATGACCTAATAAACTTAGAGGGGGTCAGGTTTGAGGAAAGAGCAGACGTTTTTATTCATCACTGTGCTGCCAGTGCCTGGCTCTGTGCCCTGTGCCTACAGCAGACGGTGCGTAAACGCTGATgtcactttccttcttcctcttccatgtCTGCCTGCTCCCTAAGATTTTGGTACAATGCTGCTCACAGCTTAGTATTTATTAAGTAACAACGTGCTCTCCAAGATAAAATCCTGAGTGCCTGCTTCCATATCCTGACCCAGTCAGAGCCAGGTCACTGCCAATTCACAGTAATTCCCCTGGGATGGCTGCCTGGCTCTCACTTGGGAACGCATGTAGAGCTGTTGGGAGCTTGCTTCCACTTCCCCTGGCTCCTGCTTACCTGAGATGTACACCTCATTTTTTAATGTCACGCATGCAAACTCCACCCACTTCTTATTCTCACTCTCCAGCTCATGCTCTGTCAGCGGGAGCTTGGCCACCTCCAGACGGCTGCGCCTCAGGGGGTCCAGGCAGGTCACCTCTGCCACAAACCGCTCATCTTTCGTGCAGCCGCCGATGATCATGAACACCTCAGACTGAAACTCATGCATCCTGGGCTTGGTGCGCTCCGAAATGACCTGGAAACCAATGGGAATACATCAAGGCAGGATAACACAATGGTTCAGAGCTCAGGCTATGGAGTCATCAGAGCAGGGCCCAATTCCCAAATCTGCCATTGTATGACCACATGACTTCACCTTCTTCAggctcagtttcatcatctgtataatgggattTTAGTGGTAACTACCcataggttgttgtgaggattaaatggtatCATATATGTAGTGTGCTTAACCCAGGGCCTGTCGCATAATAGGCATTCGATAAATGTTACCTATGTTTGTTGCTATTTTAAGAAATCAGTGTCTTTTTACCATCAAATGTGCTTCCTGGCTCTCCCATCTCCCTGCCTGATCTGAAACCTTAGATTCTGGAATTTCATTTCTGGCTCCTTCCCATTCCCCCTTGGTTTCAATTTCTCGATGATATCTCAGACTTTTCTAGCCACCAGCCTTCTGGAAGAGAAGTCCTAGACAGTGACCACATAAAAGCATTCAGAgccttaggaaaaaaagaaccagaagagATCACGGTATGGCCAGGGGGGTTGAGGGCCTGGTCCCAACATCAAGTATATGACCCTTCAGAGCCTTGAACAAGTAAAGACATCCTCACCACAGGTATTTGAACCCAGCTGGAAAAACAGAGGTTTGGAAGTCAAATCTCCCGGAGTTCCATCACCTACGGCCAAGTGATCTTGGAGAAGCGACACAGCTTCTGTAAAATGCTCGTTATCACTTCTATGCTATCAGGGCATTGCGAGCACTCATGAGGTCATGAGGTAGAGGGACGAGAGCAGCCGGCACAGACACAGCCCTCGACAGATGGCTGTGTGTGTAGGAGTGGTAGCAGACGCTATACCGATAGCACTAGAAAAGGAAGGGCTGCCCTCCTCCTGGTTCCAGCAATCCCCTGGGCTCACTGGGGAAGGTCCTACAGGTGTGCTGATGGGAGACAGAGAGGCAGCACCTGTGTCCCAGATGGCCGAAGCAGCCACTTTTCCCTACAAGGTTAGGCTGACCTAACACAGACTATGGAACTTTGACTTTGCCCATACATGGTGACAAACAGGTTAGAGTAGCAAAGGCTGAGCCCTCACGGGGTGAATCCAAGCAATGGCCACAGATAATCAGACTAGCCAACACCCAACTTCTACTTTTCCGTAAGAgtctttgtttgttttactgtgcCAAAGAGCCCAATACAGTAAATTTTGCATCCTTACTTCTTGAGGCTGAACATGCCCATGAAGTTTGTGGTCGGGCTGTCCCTTGTGGGTCAGTAGAAAGGATTGGGGACAGTGTGGCAGGACACAACCTGGGCAATGGGCTGAGCCTTGAGGGCACTGACAGCAGAAAGGCAGTTGGGGGAAGGGTGGTCCAGGGAACCCGGAGGCACTGTGAGAGCACCAAGCTGGCGAGACAGGACCTGAGGTATCATCCCTGGGTCCTGTCCCTAAACCTCCCGTCCCCACAGCCCAGGCACAACCTCCAGCACCAATCTGGTCCCGTTTCAGAGGGGATTTAGGTATGGTAGGGCAATGCTTAGAAAACACACTAGCCTCCCAGAATTGGTTCCAGTGTGACCCTTGCTTCAGTTCTGAGGAGCAGGCCTCAGCCTGCACTCTGAGGCCCCCCATCTTGTTCACAATGTCTGTTCTGCCTCTGTAACCTGCTGGGTGGCAGGAGGCTAATACGATGGCTGGACTAGCCATGATCTCACCTTCTGACTTCCGGGGCTGGAATCTTGTTCTTTGGTCCTGGCCTGTGAAAGGCTCTACTCCTATGAactgaaattcctgggctcctgcctgctgccATGATATCTGTTCTCAATTTCCCACACCACCTCCCCAGTCCACTTACCCTTTAAGGCACTACGAATTATCTGCAATGTCACTTTGTCCCTTTCTCTAGGAAGCCATTCCTGACTTTGCACACATGTTCCCATAACTCCAAATTAGCACAGCACTTTTCACCCTCCACTGTAATTCACTATAAGGTCCCTGATGGCAGGAACAGCCGTTTTTCTCCAGTGGATCCTCTGCACCAAGAACAGTGCACAGAGCTTGTGGGCTGCTGTAAACATgggttgaatgagtgaatgaatgaatgaatgaatgaacaaatgagcagGCAAGCTCAGTAACTCGGGACCCTGGCACAGATTTTCTTTCCAGTCTAGATCGCTGCATGATGGCCCTGgtgatccctgcctcctggtatttATGCCTTGTGTAGTTTCTTCTACATTACCCAGAACTGGTCTCTATGACCAGTGGATTACAGCAGAAGTGATGGCATATCACTTCTGAAATTAGGCTATAAAGGGCACCGGAGCTTCCATCCTGATTGCTTTTTCAGTCCTTCTTAGATCATTTGTTCCGGGGGAAGCCAGCTGCTATGGAGATGCCCATGCAGCAAGAAACAGAGGCCTCCAGCCAATAGCCAGCGAGGAACTGATGCCTGCCAACAAACTGCTGAATGAATTTGGAATTGCATTCTTCAACTCCACTTAAACTTTGAGATTagtgcagccccagccaacagcTCGACTGCAACCTCAtaagagaccctgagccagaaccacccagttAAACCAGTCCTAGATTCCTTATACTCAGGACCTATgaaatagtaaatgtttattgtttaaaactgttaagtttggggtaatttgttacacagcaattgATAACTAATACAATCATCCAGTTGATGGGATTGGCTGGTGTACGGAGGCCTGGCTTCTAACTCAGCACCACAGAACTGCCAAGAGGTGGCACCATTACCAAATTTTAAGTCAAGctgcatttgataaaatattaacctGAAAGTCATGACAAATGCCAACCTGAAGTCTGAGATGTGCAAGTTTGTTGTAGATATACAGAAGTGTTTGCCAATGAATTGCATGCAACAATCAGGCCTAACCAGTTTGTTTTCAGATTGTTAAAAATAGAGCAGACAGTTGCATGCAACTGTCCCTAGAGCCTTCTCATCGTCCCTAGAGCCTACGCTAAGAGACCAAACAGAAGTGACCATATTGTTCAACAGAGTTGTCCTCAGGGGTGGAG encodes:
- the KLHL6 gene encoding kelch-like protein 6, translating into MWMAGQRGAWTMGDVVEKSLEGPLAPSAEEPSQKRGDLVEILNGDKVKFDDTGLSLFLQNGLETLRGENALTDVILCVDIQEFACHRVVLAAASNYFRAMFCNDLKEKYEKRIIIKGVDAETMHMLLDYTYTSKALITKQNVQRVLEAANLFQFLRMVDACASFLTESLNPENCVGILRLADTHSLDSLKKQVQSYIIQNFVQILNSEEFLELPVDTLYHILKSDDLYVTEEAQVFETVMSWVRHKQSERLCLLPYILENVRLPLLDPWYFVETVEADPLIRQCPEVFPLLQEARMYHLSGNEVISERTKPRMHEFQSEVFMIIGGCTKDERFVAEVTCLDPLRRSRLEVAKLPLTEHELESENKKWVEFACVTLKNEVYISGGKETQHDVWKYNSSINKWIQIEYLNIGRWRHKMVVLGGKVYVIGGFDGLQRINNVETYDPFHNCWSEASPLLVHVSSFAATSHKKRLYVIGGGPNGKLATDKTQCYDPLTNKWSLKSAMPVEAKCINAVSFRDRIYVVGGAMRALYAYSPLEDSWCLVTQLSHERASCGIAPCNNRLYITGGRDEKNEVIATVLCWDPEAQKLTEECVLPRGVSHHGSVTIRKSYTHIRRIVPGAVSV